AAAGAATCTCAGAGGACAATACAACGGAGGAGATAATTATCCCGAATGGTATCTTTCTAAGATCTACAGCAGTATCAGAGATAGGGAAATTATCATGCCAGAAGAACATCATGGTACTGAGAAGTGGTTTGATGACGTGTGGAATAATGTCGTTTCTGCCGAAGCTTTGGCTAATAATGATCTCCATGAAGAAGTTATTGACGACATTTCTGTATATGACAAGAATCTTTTTGCTGATACGGTTGGCGTTATTACAAAGACTCTCGTCCAAATTTTTAATGAAGCTACTGATGACCATATCATTACTCGTCTTATGTCCACTATCGATAAATCTGTGAATATTTGTCTACAATACGGAATTCTTGAGCCAGTGGATCTACTCATAGGTCTTCTTGCCGACCTTACCACCCTTACAGATCCGGCAGGGTTGAAGCGTAATAAGGACGAAAGTGATGACAACTTGCGGGATGAAATACCTATAACTCAAATCAAGCTTGAAGGGAAAGACGATACCATAACCGTAAGTGATGTTGCAGTCTGGTTTGGAAGAGATTTCAAAGCTCAGATCGCTACCGTTGTTTTGTTCCGACTACTCAAGAAGACAAAGTGTCGTGTTACTCCAGCTTGGGAGAAAGTTATCAAGATTATTCTCACTCTTTACGAAAGCTGTCTTGTGGACCCTAACATGTACAGTGAGTTTCAGAAGACGCTTTCACTTCCTCTGTTAACGAGAGCGAAGCCACGTTATATTATCAACCGCTCCAAGCCTTTGAGAGAGTCAGGTCTTTTGCTGACATTTTCGTCATTTTTGAAGGGATATTCTGATGAACCACCTGAGCCTACTGACCTGGAGGTTGAAAGTACATTAAGCACTATTGACTGTGTCAAGTCGTTGGATTTAGTTGCTTTGTTTAAGACTGTAGCTGAGGGAGGtcaagaaaacaaaatttTATTGGCCCAGCTATTGGTAGATGCTATACCAGAGAAGCTCGATGATGTTCTGAAACGGTATTACGAGCTGGAGGTGTTGTTCATCACTGAAAACCTGGTATTTTTGGCATTATTGTCCAATGACAAGCTATTATTCAAAAAAATAATCCAGAAGATCTCTAAAGTAGGAGGAACTTTGAGCAAAAAAGGCGATTTGAGAATGGCGGTTTATGAATTGGTGCTATGGAAAGAATTAAGTACTCTCACCGATGATCCTCTggctgaagatgaaattgtCGGAAACATAGAGTTACCACTAGGAAGTGTTCTTTCTCTTGATAAGGATATCTTAACTAAATTCGGTGAGCCATTGATAAGCCCTTTGATTTCGCTCGTGAGCACCTCGTCTACTTTAAGCCAACAGCTACTTTCTTCCAAGCAGTATTGGAAAGTACTTCGTTCTATTGGAGCGATTCCTGTATTTTCCTCCAAGGTGCTAGGACTCACAGAATCACTAATCAAAGAATCTGTAGACGATATCTCGCCAGAAAATTTTATGTTGGTGTTAGGTCTTTTGGATGAAATCTCATCTGTTGGAGCATTTGCAGCACAATGGGAACAAGACTCTTCAAATCATGCCAAAGCACAAGGTAAAGAGGATAAAAGCAAGTATCTTCGTGAACTCATCAATACCTCAAAGAAGTCAATTGCTCTTACTTCGGAATTGCTGTATGTGTTTGGAAAAGATGGGTTCACCCGCGATAATGCTGGGTATCCATTAGTACAAGCGTTAGCCCACCAATGTTTCAATCCTTGTCGTGAAGTACGTTCCACCGCTTTAAATACGCTCAAATCAACCGTTCTCACCGCCGTGGAGTCTCACGACAACCAACTTCCTCCAGCCGGCCTTTTCCAGTTTGGTCTCTTCCCCCTTTTAGGTGAATTGGCTAAGCCTTCAGTTATTCAAACGGACCCTCAAGGGTTTGTGACCACTCAGGTCGAAGCGTTGTCCTTGTGCAGCAAAGTGTTTCTTCATTTTATCGGAAAGTTCCTGGAAGAGGAAATTCAaatcacttggattggaatCCTTGATGGGTTTAAATCTTTCGACGATATTCAGAAAGCAGCAACCACCGAAGACAATTCTGCCAATCATGAATCGGGTAtggaattgttgaagaacatgtTATTGGTTCTTCAGAGCGGAGGGGTTCTCTCGCCAGAAAATAAGGAGTTATGGGAACCTACTTGGACCAAGGTTAGCTCGATCTACAGCGAATTACGGCCTGAGAGTGAAGCTAAAGAAGAACCTGCTGATACTACAGCAACTGGATCACGGTCAAATGCAGATCCCGCCACAGAGACTATAGATCCTGTCATAGAGCAAAGTGCAGAAGATGCACAAGCCACTGTTTCAAATGACACAGATGAAGTAGATTAAACTTAATACTCAATTATTGCACATCATCGAAATCgcaccaaaaaaaaactcATCTCTATCTCCACTAAGATTGATCTCAAGATGGTTACTACTCAATCGTACACCCAAAGAGCTGAAATTCACCCATCTCCAGTGGCTCAGCGACTTCTTCGACTCATGGACTCCAAGAAGACCAACCTTTGTGCTTCGGTTGATGTCAGAACCACCAGTGAACTCCTCTCCCTCATCGACAAGCTCGGACCATACATTTGTCTTGTTAAAACTCATATCGACATTGTGGATGACTTCTCGTATGAAGGAACTATCGTTcctcttcttgaactttcGAAGAAACATAACTTCAtggtttttgaagacaGAAAGTTTGCAGACATCGGAAACACTGTCAGATCCCAATACGTTGGAGGTGCGTACAAAATTGCCCAATGGTCTGATATCACTAATGCCCACGGTGTCACCGGAGCTGGTGTTGTACAAGGCTTGAAACAGGGAGCTCAAGAAACTACCCAGGAACCAAGAGGACTTTTGATGTTGGCAGAGTTGTCATCAAAAGGTTCTTTAGCATTCGGTGAGTATACGGATAAGACCGTTGAAATAGCCAAGACTGACAAAGAGTTTGTCATTGGATTTATCGCTCAAAGAGATATGGGTGGCCGTGAAGAAGGGTTTGACTGGCTTATAATGACCCCTGGAGTTGGTTTGGATGACAAAGGCGATGGCTTGGGTCAACAGTACCGtactgttgatgaagtgGTCAGTACTGGAACTGATATTATCATTGTAGGAAGAGGTCTCTTTGGTAAAGGAAGAGATCCTGACGTAGAAGGAAAGAGATATAGAGATGCTGGATGGGCTGCATACCAAAAGAGATGTGGTAATTAGGGTAGGTAAGTATTGTACACTATGTGAACATTAACCATATACGACGACGTGAAATATCTACAAGAATCTATATACATGTACTAGTAGTCTCTATCCAGCAATCGGGTTCTCATGATTTCAAAAACCAATAACCCAATAGAGGTGGCAGGTATAGTGGTCAAAGCATTTCTGGCAAACCCTTTATAAGCCATATTGAACCAGGTTTGTCTTgttttcctcttcatccGAAGCACCTGGTGGTATGTGTCAATGTACGAGTTATAGTACACTTTGAAAAAGGGTCTTCTATGTGATGTTTTGCgtgaagaattgaagatgtCTAGTGCTTCGAGCCTTGATAAGTGCAAGTTCTGAATTTTTGAGATGGGATATTGAACAGCCAATAACATCCAGGCGGCCGAAGCACCAGCGAGAAGCACGAATGAGGACCgcaagatcttggccaGCCGTTTTTCTTCGAACCTCGTCAACTCCTCGTCTATCTCGTAACTCCCTATATTGGCGAAAAGCCTCTGAAAGAATCTTTTCACTTTCCGCAACCCTTTAACAACGGATATGGTTGCACCATAGCATTGATTCTTGACGACTTCAAACGTGCAAAAGTAGAAAGCAAATCCAAAACTCTCCTTTATTAGTGAAAACCCATACCCTGCAAATACTCCCACAAGTCCTATTTCTTTAAGCTTATTTAGCCCATACACCCATAGGTTCAGGTGCTTCCCATTAATGATATCTGCAGTCGAAGACCGGGCATAGATCGCATCCACCGGAGCGGCGGCTAGTGACTGAGCTATACCAGCCACAAACCCAGCTCTCCAAGTATCAATTGGAGAATACTGGAGTGGACCCCAACTAGAAGTTGAGCGACTGCTTTTACCACCATCGAAGTGGTCCAAGCTTGACAAGTAAGTTCCATAGAGAATAAGACCAGTAGCAGAATTGGCGAGAAGCGGCGGTAGCACCTGTTCAGGAATAAGACGCCAACCTTGTTTGTTCACGGCCTTTACTAGAAGTGCAAGTGATGAGTGAGTGGTGAAGCGCCAGGGTTTCAAGTTTATACCTTCGTTGACGTGTGCAAGCGTACGGATGTGCGCCAAGTAGTCGAAACGCGAGGGCCGGAACAACTTAACAGGTGTTCTCATATAAAGCGCTTGGAGCTGATAGATGAGAGCTCGAACACCCGCTGTGGAAACGGTAACGGCTtggttgtttttggaggtggagaGGTCCTCTCCACTTGAAGGAGTCATTGTAACACTATCAAGAGAATCCAATGAACTACCTCGTAGCGTGGATATGTTGTtttgcatttgtggagGTACCGTGACGAAATGTTGTTTTCGCGGCTGTCGATGATTTGAGATGAGATAAAGAGTGTTAAGTCTACGGCATGCGGTGTTTGGTTAATTTTACGTCCTTGACCTGGCAAGGTGGTTTGTATTTGTTGTATCTCAATAGACAAGGGGACAATTCGAGTACCAACTTGTTCAGTGTGTAATTTATATCAAGTACCTAGAGGCATATTGGCGGATTGAGGACTGAGAGTGTCTGCTTGTTGGAGATTCATGAGTCTCGGTACAACAAGATCTCACTCTGCTTGAAGTACCGTCTGGCATCCTCATCTATCAACACCAAACTTAAATAAGTCCTCACACTGAACTTCTTATTCACATCCTTATATGTGGGAATGAGATCGAACCCACCCAAAAAAAGCCGAATAGGAATAGTTTCTCCCTTGACAGGAGCACCATCCATAATCTCAAACCGCACCACCGTCTCACTATCGGTGACTTGATTGGGAGCAGCACCCACAGTTTCTCGTCTAATTAATGAGATCTCCATGTGCTTGATTTTGAGCCGGGCTAACAAGAAGTAGATTTTACCCATAATGCCCGACTTGAGAGAGTAGCGTGATTTCAGGTACTCAAACTCTATATGAAGACAATCTAAGATCCCCACATCCATTTTGACGATTGACAGAGGACTTTCATTGGGAACTTCGGTGATTTGGTAAACCCAAAGTTCCTTCTCCCTGGTAATCTCCAGCAGTGATCTCCGTGAAACGGAGACTTTGATGTAGTAACGTAGACGAACGTTTTTTCCCCGGTAACTTTCATACTGCTTCTCAACGTTCTTGAACTCAAATGGATAGGTTTCCTGATGTGTAAGCACCAGCGGTTCTGCCAATTCAGTTGCCAACGTGAGAAACTCAGATGCCGTTATGGAGTCGGTGCTGGTCTCAATTGacccaagaagttggacttTGACCCCTGTATGTTCGACTTTCCGTCCTTCCTTGGTACGGATCGTGACGGATCCTTTGACGGTTTCACCATCCTTGTACACCGGGAGCTTATCTATTCTTCCCTGGGGGTTTTTGACATCAACGTGCTTACGAGAATCTTCGGCTTCAAGACGTATCTCGATGTCCACCGgagctttgaagaaaatggacATTTAAGGTCGTTATGgaggtgtttttggaggGCAGTGCGAAGTTGATATATTGGCCATCACGTGATACAATACCAATCTTACTGTGAGATTCAAGAGTCGACAAGGGTTAGGTTAGAATAGATTGTACACAGTAGGCTAGTTATGTATGCAAGTCAGTGTCCGTGATTATCTGGTAACTTGAGCTCATATTAATTTGTATTTGATAAAACGGCCGATTACTAACTGTTGCAAATGACCGATAAGTGCGTTAGTGAGATATTGAGGAGTACAAAACTTTTCATATCTGCTACAttttccaacatcaagCTTCACTTTCCAGCTTCAAAGTATTTCGATGTTTAACTCTCCGATCTTGGAATCTACAAGTCCGGTTTACCAAAACTACAAAACCACTCAATTGGAGCTAATTCCAAAGCCCATCAATCTCACCAAGAAACTCGATGGCACTTATGGAGCTGGACAAGATGATGTCCTTGTTAAGATCCACTATGCCAGTTTCAATCCCATTGACATACTTTTAAAAGGTATTGTCAGTCCATGGGTAAACTATTTACGTGGAAACTTTGGACTTTGTAACGACTATTCTGGAGTTGTAGTGgatattggtgataaagCTGCTGAGAAATTGGGCTTGCGAATTGGTGACGAGGTCTGTGGACAAACATCACAAACAGCATACACCAACACTTTGACTGAGTATGTGATGTTCGAAGGAAGTCACTACCCCAAGGGCTGGGggatgttgaagaaaccagaGAATTTAACGATGGCTGAGGCCGGTTCCTTTGGAATGGTTTACTCAACTGCtgttttgttgaagaaaacagCAGTATTCAATGAAAGCACTAAAGTATTGGTGAACGGGGCGTCAACCTCTGTTGGAAAGTACCTTATAAGTCTTTTAAAGTTAGACCCCCGAGCCACTGAGGTGGTTGCAATTTGTTCGGGACGGTCTGCACCTTTAATAAAGGAGTTGGGTGCTCACAAGATTATCGACTATACCCAAACCAACTCAATTGTGAATGAAGTCTTGGATGAGTGTAAGGACCGTTTGTTTGATGTTTATTTTGACTGTCGTGGTAACGACAAGCTTTTATATCACGTAACTTTTTTTCTTAAAGAAGATGGTGTGTATGCCAGTTGTGGTGGAGGTaaaaagttggatttggCCAATGCTAGTTTAATGGGAATGTTTACGTTTCCGTTTTTGAAAAAGGTCTTGCTTTCTGCAGTAGGGCTTCTTAAAATTAAGATTGTCTATTGCGTGGTGAAACCGGGCCTTGGGTACGAAGATGTCAAAGAGTACTTTGAGCTGGGGAAGATAAAACCTCATATCGACACTGTGTTTAGTTTTGACGATTACCAGAAGGCATACGAGTACTTagttgaaggaaaaaaCAATGGTAAGATCGTGGTGGAGATTGTGAAGAGCTGAGATGCCCAAGATCTGAGATGAATTCAGAGTTAGATTCATAGTATGAACATAAAGTATTTTAAAGCAGGaaatttttgcaaccaatcTCAATGAGAATCAAAACTACGAGATTAATATTCCTTCAACCCTTTCATATATTTGTATATACTACTTACTGTTTGGCAACATATTCCAACAAGTCGACGACTCTGGTGGAGTAACCGTACTCGTTATCGTACCAggcaatcaacttgacaaagGTGGGGGTCAACATAATCCCGGCCTTAGCGTCAAAGACAGAAGATTCATGGGAGGTGACGAAATC
The window above is part of the Yamadazyma tenuis chromosome 4, complete sequence genome. Proteins encoded here:
- the vps26 gene encoding Vacuolar protein sorting-associated protein 26 (COG:U; EggNog:ENOG503NUY1; BUSCO:EOG092632FC) codes for the protein MSIFFKAPVDIEIRLEAEDSRKHVDVKNPQGRIDKLPVYKDGETVKGSVTIRTKEGRKVEHTGVKVQLLGSIETSTDSITASEFLTLATELAEPSVLTHQETYPFEFKNVEKQYESYRGKNVRLRYYIKVSVSRRSSSEITREKELWVYQITEVPNESPSSIVKMDVGILDCLHIEFEYSKSRYSLKSGIMGKIYFLLARLKIKHMEISLIRRETVGAAPNQVTDSETVVRFEIMDGAPVKGETIPIRLFLGGFDLIPTYKDVNKKFSVRTYLSLVLIDEDARRYFKQSEILLYRDS
- the YIM1 gene encoding zinc ion binding (COG:C; EggNog:ENOG503P056); translation: MFNSPILESTSPVYQNYKTTQLELIPKPINLTKKLDGTYGAGQDDVLVKIHYASFNPIDILLKGIVSPWVNYLRGNFGLCNDYSGVVVDIGDKAAEKLGLRIGDEVCGQTSQTAYTNTLTEYVMFEGSHYPKGWGMLKKPENLTMAEAGSFGMVYSTAVLLKKTAVFNESTKVLVNGASTSVGKYLISLLKLDPRATEVVAICSGRSAPLIKELGAHKIIDYTQTNSIVNEVLDECKDRLFDVYFDCRGNDKLLYHVTFFLKEDGVYASCGGGKKLDLANASLMGMFTFPFLKKVLLSAVGLLKIKIVYCVVKPGLGYEDVKEYFESGKIKPHIDTVFSFDDYQKAYEYLVEGKNNGKIVVEIVKS
- the URA3 gene encoding orotidine 5'-phosphate decarboxylase (BUSCO:EOG09263Q7N; EggNog:ENOG503NW2K; COG:F) encodes the protein MVTTQSYTQRAEIHPSPVAQRLLRLMDSKKTNLCASVDVRTTSELLSLIDKLGPYICLVKTHIDIVDDFSYEGTIVPLLELSKKHNFMVFEDRKFADIGNTVRSQYVGGAYKIAQWSDITNAHGVTGAGVVQGLKQGAQETTQEPRGLLMLAELSSKGSLAFGEYTDKTVEIAKTDKEFVIGFIAQRDMGGREEGFDWLIMTPGVGLDDKGDGLGQQYRTVDEVVSTGTDIIIVGRGLFGKGRDPDVEGKRYRDAGWAAYQKRCGN
- a CDS encoding uncharacterized protein (EggNog:ENOG503NVEQ; COG:C) encodes the protein MQNNISTLRGSSLDSLDSVTMTPSSGEDLSTSKNNQAVTVSTAGVRALIYQLQALYMRTPVKLFRPSRFDYLAHIRTLAHVNEGINLKPWRFTTHSSLALLVKAVNKQGWRLIPEQVLPPLLANSATGLILYGTYLSSLDHFDGGKSSRSTSSWGPLQYSPIDTWRAGFVAGIAQSLAAAPVDAIYARSSTADIINGKHSNLWVYGLNKLKEIGLVGVFAGYGFSLIKESFGFAFYFCTFEVVKNQCYGATISVVKGLRKVKRFFQRLFANIGSYEIDEELTRFEEKRSAKILRSSFVLLAGASAAWMLLAVQYPISKIQNLHLSRLEALDIFNSSRKTSHRRPFFKVYYNSYIDTYHQVLRMKRKTRQTWFNMAYKGFARNALTTIPATSIGLLVFEIMRTRLSDRDY
- the GEA2 gene encoding GDP/GTP exchange factor for ARF (COG:U; EggNog:ENOG503NU9D): MRKVSRYQQSGMAAILGSGNDFFGGTGADDDSLTTNLGFAPTNRHGSHGPPHPNGTAHPSTAMPLVSSFVQLRSMLSEATDIEVLDSLTVLQPFLLVVKSPSTSGRITAMALEAISRFLQYGVLTDRSPNLGPTLGQICSALTHCRFEAADQSSDDAVLLKVLRLMEAVATSPHAGLLPNDVVSEVVQTCLSLACNKKRSEVLRRAAEMAIGNITARIFARLSELPEQESGSVVVGELPEDVIGAAAARKESGEETDKEDLQKGSIDTKDTGTESSPTVNSESNFTEPTEDLAEDDRVLEDKDSNSDDGFDVSALIEFTSILISMISPSNQYQHMESTRVLALRLINTAVEVSGHHFYTHPSLMSLFTDPVSKHVLQIIATVESPALLEVAWRVFATMAVVLGPHLKSQIELTFSLMFNAVGSQSSTSSSKASTGSGATARASSSVVAGSTFASPTAKEMFLESLSLLWTRDPYFFTRLYADYDCDFDRADLARQLIEFICTLALPESARVSTDNVPPLCLEGLLSFVNGINERVKKGQFLESSSDLDEVPRRLSNKANKKAFVECTDEFNKKPSLGLAALVRHGFIKDPNDIAEVSQFMYNKSGRLNKKVLGEYLAKSSNKDLLKHFMSLFDYEGLRVDEAIRLLLKTFRLPGEAQQIERIVETFASRYAECQEVIKETEKEEKQPDLKETEKEEKQPDSKEADQPDVSTVRPDEDSVFVLSFSIILLNTDLHNPQVKKHMTLEAYKKNLRGQYNGGDNYPEWYLSKIYSSIRDREIIMPEEHHGTEKWFDDVWNNVVSAEALANNDLHEEVIDDISVYDKNLFADTVGVITKTLVQIFNEATDDHIITRLMSTIDKSVNICLQYGILEPVDLLIGLLADLTTLTDPAGLKRNKDESDDNLRDEIPITQIKLEGKDDTITVSDVAVWFGRDFKAQIATVVLFRLLKKTKCRVTPAWEKVIKIILTLYESCLVDPNMYSEFQKTLSLPSLTRAKPRYIINRSKPLRESGLLSTFSSFLKGYSDEPPEPTDSEVESTLSTIDCVKSLDLVALFKTVAEGGQENKILLAQLLVDAIPEKLDDVSKRYYESEVLFITENSVFLALLSNDKLLFKKIIQKISKVGGTLSKKGDLRMAVYELVLWKELSTLTDDPSAEDEIVGNIELPLGSVLSLDKDILTKFGEPLISPLISLVSTSSTLSQQLLSSKQYWKVLRSIGAIPVFSSKVLGLTESLIKESVDDISPENFMLVLGLLDEISSVGAFAAQWEQDSSNHAKAQGKEDKSKYLRELINTSKKSIALTSELSYVFGKDGFTRDNAGYPLVQALAHQCFNPCREVRSTALNTLKSTVLTAVESHDNQLPPAGLFQFGLFPLLGELAKPSVIQTDPQGFVTTQVEALSLCSKVFLHFIGKFSEEEIQITWIGILDGFKSFDDIQKAATTEDNSANHESGMELLKNMLLVLQSGGVLSPENKELWEPTWTKVSSIYSELRPESEAKEEPADTTATGSRSNADPATETIDPVIEQSAEDAQATVSNDTDEVD